A single Saccopteryx bilineata isolate mSacBil1 chromosome 11, mSacBil1_pri_phased_curated, whole genome shotgun sequence DNA region contains:
- the CNBP gene encoding CCHC-type zinc finger nucleic acid binding protein isoform X3, translating into MSSNECFKCGRSGHWARECPTGGGRGRGMRSRGRGFQFVSSSLPDICYRCGESGHLAKDCDLQEDEACYNCGRGGHIAKDCKEPKREREQCCYNCGKPGHLARDCDHADEQKCYSCGEFGHIQKDCTKVKCYRCGETGHVAINCSKTSEVNCYRCGESGHLARECTIEATA; encoded by the exons ATGAGCAGCAATGAGTGCTTCAAGTGTGGACGATCTGGCCACTGGGCTCGGGAATGCCCTACTGGTGGAGGCCGTGGTCGTGGAATGAGAAGCCGTGGCAGAG GTTTCCAGTTTGTTTCCTCGTCTCTTCCAGACATCTGTTACCGCTGTGGTGAGTCTGGTCATCTTGCCAAGGATTGTGATCTTCAGGAGGATG aagcCTGCTATAATTGCGGTAGAGGTGGCCACATTGCCAAGGATTGCAAGGAGCccaagagagagcgagagcaatGCTGCTACAACTGTGGCAAACCAGGCCATCTGGCTCGTGACTGTGACCATGCAGATGAGCAGAAGTGCTATTCTTGTGGAGAATTTGGACATATTCAAAAAGACTGCACCAAAGTGAAATGCTATAG gtgtggTGAAACTGGTCACGTAGCCATCAACTGCAGCAAGACAAGTGAAGTCAACTGTTACCGCTGTGGCGAATCAGGGCACCTTGCACGGGAATGCACTATTGAGGCCAcagcttaa
- the CNBP gene encoding CCHC-type zinc finger nucleic acid binding protein isoform X4, producing MSSNECFKCGRSGHWARECPTGGGRGRGMRSRGRGFQFVSSSLPDICYRCGESGHLAKDCDLQEDACYNCGRGGHIAKDCKEPKREREQCCYNCGKPGHLARDCDHADEQKCYSCGEFGHIQKDCTKVKCYRCGETGHVAINCSKTSEVNCYRCGESGHLARECTIEATA from the exons ATGAGCAGCAATGAGTGCTTCAAGTGTGGACGATCTGGCCACTGGGCTCGGGAATGCCCTACTGGTGGAGGCCGTGGTCGTGGAATGAGAAGCCGTGGCAGAG GTTTCCAGTTTGTTTCCTCGTCTCTTCCAGACATCTGTTACCGCTGTGGTGAGTCTGGTCATCTTGCCAAGGATTGTGATCTTCAGGAGGATG cCTGCTATAATTGCGGTAGAGGTGGCCACATTGCCAAGGATTGCAAGGAGCccaagagagagcgagagcaatGCTGCTACAACTGTGGCAAACCAGGCCATCTGGCTCGTGACTGTGACCATGCAGATGAGCAGAAGTGCTATTCTTGTGGAGAATTTGGACATATTCAAAAAGACTGCACCAAAGTGAAATGCTATAG gtgtggTGAAACTGGTCACGTAGCCATCAACTGCAGCAAGACAAGTGAAGTCAACTGTTACCGCTGTGGCGAATCAGGGCACCTTGCACGGGAATGCACTATTGAGGCCAcagcttaa
- the CNBP gene encoding CCHC-type zinc finger nucleic acid binding protein isoform X1 encodes MSSNECFKCGRSGHWARECPTGGGRGRGMRSRGRGGFTSDRGFQFVSSSLPDICYRCGESGHLAKDCDLQEDEACYNCGRGGHIAKDCKEPKREREQCCYNCGKPGHLARDCDHADEQKCYSCGEFGHIQKDCTKVKCYRCGETGHVAINCSKTSEVNCYRCGESGHLARECTIEATA; translated from the exons ATGAGCAGCAATGAGTGCTTCAAGTGTGGACGATCTGGCCACTGGGCTCGGGAATGCCCTACTGGTGGAGGCCGTGGTCGTGGAATGAGAAGCCGTGGCAGAGGTGGTTTTACCTCGGATAGAG GTTTCCAGTTTGTTTCCTCGTCTCTTCCAGACATCTGTTACCGCTGTGGTGAGTCTGGTCATCTTGCCAAGGATTGTGATCTTCAGGAGGATG aagcCTGCTATAATTGCGGTAGAGGTGGCCACATTGCCAAGGATTGCAAGGAGCccaagagagagcgagagcaatGCTGCTACAACTGTGGCAAACCAGGCCATCTGGCTCGTGACTGTGACCATGCAGATGAGCAGAAGTGCTATTCTTGTGGAGAATTTGGACATATTCAAAAAGACTGCACCAAAGTGAAATGCTATAG gtgtggTGAAACTGGTCACGTAGCCATCAACTGCAGCAAGACAAGTGAAGTCAACTGTTACCGCTGTGGCGAATCAGGGCACCTTGCACGGGAATGCACTATTGAGGCCAcagcttaa
- the CNBP gene encoding CCHC-type zinc finger nucleic acid binding protein isoform X5 gives MSSNECFKCGRSGHWARECPTGGGRGRGMRSRGRGGFTSDRDICYRCGESGHLAKDCDLQEDEACYNCGRGGHIAKDCKEPKREREQCCYNCGKPGHLARDCDHADEQKCYSCGEFGHIQKDCTKVKCYRCGETGHVAINCSKTSEVNCYRCGESGHLARECTIEATA, from the exons ATGAGCAGCAATGAGTGCTTCAAGTGTGGACGATCTGGCCACTGGGCTCGGGAATGCCCTACTGGTGGAGGCCGTGGTCGTGGAATGAGAAGCCGTGGCAGAGGTGGTTTTACCTCGGATAGAG ACATCTGTTACCGCTGTGGTGAGTCTGGTCATCTTGCCAAGGATTGTGATCTTCAGGAGGATG aagcCTGCTATAATTGCGGTAGAGGTGGCCACATTGCCAAGGATTGCAAGGAGCccaagagagagcgagagcaatGCTGCTACAACTGTGGCAAACCAGGCCATCTGGCTCGTGACTGTGACCATGCAGATGAGCAGAAGTGCTATTCTTGTGGAGAATTTGGACATATTCAAAAAGACTGCACCAAAGTGAAATGCTATAG gtgtggTGAAACTGGTCACGTAGCCATCAACTGCAGCAAGACAAGTGAAGTCAACTGTTACCGCTGTGGCGAATCAGGGCACCTTGCACGGGAATGCACTATTGAGGCCAcagcttaa
- the CNBP gene encoding CCHC-type zinc finger nucleic acid binding protein isoform X6, whose protein sequence is MSSNECFKCGRSGHWARECPTGGGRGRGMRSRGRGGFTSDRDICYRCGESGHLAKDCDLQEDACYNCGRGGHIAKDCKEPKREREQCCYNCGKPGHLARDCDHADEQKCYSCGEFGHIQKDCTKVKCYRCGETGHVAINCSKTSEVNCYRCGESGHLARECTIEATA, encoded by the exons ATGAGCAGCAATGAGTGCTTCAAGTGTGGACGATCTGGCCACTGGGCTCGGGAATGCCCTACTGGTGGAGGCCGTGGTCGTGGAATGAGAAGCCGTGGCAGAGGTGGTTTTACCTCGGATAGAG ACATCTGTTACCGCTGTGGTGAGTCTGGTCATCTTGCCAAGGATTGTGATCTTCAGGAGGATG cCTGCTATAATTGCGGTAGAGGTGGCCACATTGCCAAGGATTGCAAGGAGCccaagagagagcgagagcaatGCTGCTACAACTGTGGCAAACCAGGCCATCTGGCTCGTGACTGTGACCATGCAGATGAGCAGAAGTGCTATTCTTGTGGAGAATTTGGACATATTCAAAAAGACTGCACCAAAGTGAAATGCTATAG gtgtggTGAAACTGGTCACGTAGCCATCAACTGCAGCAAGACAAGTGAAGTCAACTGTTACCGCTGTGGCGAATCAGGGCACCTTGCACGGGAATGCACTATTGAGGCCAcagcttaa
- the CNBP gene encoding CCHC-type zinc finger nucleic acid binding protein isoform X2: MSSNECFKCGRSGHWARECPTGGGRGRGMRSRGRGGFTSDRGFQFVSSSLPDICYRCGESGHLAKDCDLQEDACYNCGRGGHIAKDCKEPKREREQCCYNCGKPGHLARDCDHADEQKCYSCGEFGHIQKDCTKVKCYRCGETGHVAINCSKTSEVNCYRCGESGHLARECTIEATA, encoded by the exons ATGAGCAGCAATGAGTGCTTCAAGTGTGGACGATCTGGCCACTGGGCTCGGGAATGCCCTACTGGTGGAGGCCGTGGTCGTGGAATGAGAAGCCGTGGCAGAGGTGGTTTTACCTCGGATAGAG GTTTCCAGTTTGTTTCCTCGTCTCTTCCAGACATCTGTTACCGCTGTGGTGAGTCTGGTCATCTTGCCAAGGATTGTGATCTTCAGGAGGATG cCTGCTATAATTGCGGTAGAGGTGGCCACATTGCCAAGGATTGCAAGGAGCccaagagagagcgagagcaatGCTGCTACAACTGTGGCAAACCAGGCCATCTGGCTCGTGACTGTGACCATGCAGATGAGCAGAAGTGCTATTCTTGTGGAGAATTTGGACATATTCAAAAAGACTGCACCAAAGTGAAATGCTATAG gtgtggTGAAACTGGTCACGTAGCCATCAACTGCAGCAAGACAAGTGAAGTCAACTGTTACCGCTGTGGCGAATCAGGGCACCTTGCACGGGAATGCACTATTGAGGCCAcagcttaa